A genomic region of Cannabis sativa cultivar Pink pepper isolate KNU-18-1 chromosome 1, ASM2916894v1, whole genome shotgun sequence contains the following coding sequences:
- the LOC115705679 gene encoding uncharacterized protein LOC115705679, translating to MATTACFIIVSRNDIPIYEAEVGSAAKREDAAQLHQFVLHAALDIVQDLAWTTSAMFLKAIDRFNDLVVSVYVTAGHTRLMLLHDSRNDDGIKSFFQEVHELYIRILLNPLYLPGSRITSSHFDTKVRALARKYL from the exons ATGGCGACTACAGCTTGTTTTATCATCGTTAGCAGGAATGATATTCCTATTTACGAAGCTGAAGTTGGATCTGCTGCTAAa AGAGAAGATGCTGCTCAGCTGCATCAGTTTGTATTACATGCTGCTTTGGATATCGTTCAGGACCTTGCATGGACTACTAGTGCCAT GTTTTTGAAGGCAATAGACCGGTTTAATGATCTTGTTGTTTCAGTATATGTTACAGCTGGT CATACACGACTGATGCTACTTCATGATTCCCGGAATGATGATGGCATAAAGAGCTTTTTCCAAGAGGTTCATGAACTCTATATAAGG ATTCTTCTTAATCCTCTATACTTGCCTGGCTCTCGCATTACATCGTCACATTTTGATACCAAAGTTCGTGCTCTTGCAAGAAAATATCTATAA